One Agelaius phoeniceus isolate bAgePho1 chromosome 8, bAgePho1.hap1, whole genome shotgun sequence genomic region harbors:
- the F3 gene encoding tissue factor translates to MTPNRQRDTDRRHVQVCPHVQLGLCRGMRWQGRIPRDTSVPQRPSLPFLEDPALCLRNPAVPERFRRAPSPRPRWAAPGRGLGPASAPYMRRRPVSRSSLTAPRMLLRAAAPPRALLLGALLWHLAAGSEDPPTAVNITWSSINFKTILQWQPKPSGYFYTVEIHGQTSDVKRKCIQTSETECDVTDALRNVKETYTAHILSVKPAQVDNFEEPPFEVSEKFTPYSQTVIGKPEIKDYSQKGSKLNVVFKDPLTPYIFPNGSFMSIQDIFQHDLEYKLYYWKDQSSGKKDVTTKSHNFEVSVDSGKNYCFYVQAIIPSRRENRNGLESRVLCTSVGRNILDEYGTEVFIILAVIAVAVITLAIVLPVVLCKRKKAKKARAVREKELLNGV, encoded by the exons ATGACACCAAACAGGCAGAGGGACACGGACCGCAGGCATGTCCAGGTGTGCCCTCACGTCCAGCTCGGCCTGTGCCGGGGGATGCGGTGGCAGGGCCGCATCCCGCGGGACACGTCCGTCCCTCAGcgcccctccctccctttcctcGAAGATCCCGCGCTGTGTTTGCGCAACCCGGCGGTGCCCGAGCGCTTCCGCCGCGCTCCGTCCCCTCGCCCCCGCTGGGCGGCCCCGGGGCGCGGCCTAGGTCCCGCCTCTGCTCCATATATGCGGCGGCGGCCCGTCAGCCGCAGCTCCCTCACCGCGCCCAGGATGCTGCTGCGTGCCGCCGCCCCGCCACGGGCGCTGCTGCTCGGCGCGCTGCTGTGGCACCTGGCCGCCG GCTCTGAAGACCCACCAACAGCAGTCAATATAACTTGGTCTTCAATCAATTTTAAAACTATACTACAGTGGCAACCAAAACCATCAGGCTACTTCTATACTGTAGAAATACATGG ACAGACATCTGACGTGAAGAGAAAATGCATACAGACATCAGAAACAGAGTGTGATGTTACTGATGCGCTCAGGAATGTAAAGGAGACCTACACAGCACACATACTGTCTGTAAAGCCTGCGCAGGTGGATAACTTTGAAGAGCCACCTTTTGAAGTCTCTGAAAAATTTACACCTTATAGCCAGA CTGTTATTGGAAAACCAGAGATAAAGGATTATTCACAAAAAGGTTCCAAACTGAATGTCGTGTTCAAAGATCCACTTACTCCATATATATTTCCTAATGGAAGCTTTATGAGTATTCAAGATATTTTCCAGCATGACCTGGAATACAAACTCTATTACTGGAAAGATCAAAGCTCTGGAAAG aaaGATGTAACAACAAAAAGCCATAATTTTGAAGTAAGCGTTGACAGTGGAAAGAACTATTGCTTCTATGTCCAGGCAATCATTCCCTCTCGCAGAGAAAATCGTAATGGCCTAGAAAGCAGGGTGCTCTGCACCAGTGTAGGAAGGAATATCTTAGATG AATATGGAACAGAAGTCTTTATCATCTTAGCAGTGATAGCAGTTGCAGTCATCACTCTCGCCATTGTCCTTCCCGTGGTTCTGTGTAAACgcaagaaagcaaagaaagcaaGAGCTGTGAGAGAAAAGGAGCTGCTTAATGGTGTCTAA
- the ABCD3 gene encoding ATP-binding cassette sub-family D member 3 isoform X2 — translation MAAYSKFLTARHSAIAGAAAACALLCLLSKRRAAAQHGKRSGKALQNIEKEGKKERAMVDRVFIARICRILKIMVPRAFCKETGYLLLIAVMLVARTYCDIWMIQNGTVIESAIIGRSRKDFKKYLFNFIAAMPAISLVNNFLKYGLNELKLCFRVRLTRYLYEEYLKTYTYYKMGNLDNRIANPDQLLTQDVEKFCNSVVDLYSNLSKPFLDIVLYIFKLTSAIGAQGPASMMAYLIISGFFLTRLRRPVGKMTIIEQKYEGEYRYINSRLITNSEEIAFYNGNLREKQTIHKTFRKLVEHLHNFILFRFSMGFIDNIIAKYFATVVGYLVVSRPFLNLSDPRHQNSTHAELLEDYYQSGRMLLRMSQALGRIVLAGREMTRLAGFTARITELMQVLKDLNSGKYQRTMISQEKDGDKKQPLSLIPGSGEIINSDNLIKFDHVPLVTPNGDVLIEDLNFEVRSGANVLICGPNGCGKSSLFRVLGELWPLFGGRLTKPVRGKLFYVPQRPYMTLGTLRDQVIYPDTLEDQKKKGISDQVLKEYLDNVQLGPILEREGGWDSVQDWMDVLSGGEKQRMAMARLFYHKPQFAILDECTSAVSVDVEDYIYSHCRKVGITLFTVSHRKSLWKHHDFYLHMDGRGNYEFKKITEDTVEFGS, via the exons ATGGCCGCCTATAGCAAGTTCCTCACAGCGCGGCACTCCGCCAtcgccggggccgccgccgcctgcgcgctgctctgcctgctcagcaAGCGGCGGGCGGCCGCGCAGCACGG tAAAAGAAGTGGAAAAGCTTTGCAGAATATTGAG aaagagggaaagaaggagCGAGCAATGGTGGACAGAGTGTTTATTGCACGAATATGTCGAATCCTGAAAATAATGGTCCCTAGAGCATTTTGCAAAGAG ACAGGTTATTTGCTGCTTATTGCTGTGATGCTGGTAGCCCGAACTTACTGTGATATTTGGATGATTCAAAATGGAACAGTCATTGAAAG TGCTATCATTGGCCGCAGCAGAAAAGATTTCAAGAAATACTTGTTCAACTTCATTGCTGCAATGCCTGCT ATCTCTTTAGTAAATAACTTCCTGAAGTATGGTCTAAATGAACTGAAGCTCTGCTTCCGAGTAAGACTTACCAGATACCTCTATGAAGAATATCTTAA AACTTATACATACTACAAAATGGGAAATCTGGACAACAGAATAGCCAATCCAGATCAACTCCTTACACAGGATGTGGAAAAATTCTGTAATAGTGTAGTGGACCTGTACTCAAACCTTAGCAAG CCCTTCTTGGATATAGTTTTGTACATCTTCAAGCTAACAAGTGCCATAGGAGCACAG GGTCCAGCTAGCATGATGGCATACTTGATTATTTCAGGGTTCTTCCTTACACGTTTAAGGAGACCAGTTGGCAAGATGACTATAATAGAACAGAAGTATGAAGGGGAGTACAGATATATCAACTCACGGCTCATTACAAACAG tgAGGAAATTGCTTTTTATAATGGGAACTTGAGAGAAAAACAGACTATTCACAAGACTTTCCGTAAGCTG GTGGAACACTTGCATAATTTCATCCTGTTCCGGTTCTCTATGGGTTTCATTGATAATATCATTGCCAAAT ACTTTGCCACTGTGGTTGGCTACCTGGTTGTTAGTCGTCCATTTTTGAACCTGTCTGATCCCCGTCACCAGAATAGCACTCATGCTGAACTTTTGGAG GATTACTACCAAAGTGGAAGAATGCTGCTGAGAATGTCTCAAGCTTTGGGCAGAATAGTCCTAGCAGGCCGTGAAATGACAAGATTGGCTGG tttcACAGCTCGAATCACGGAATTAATGCAGGTTCTGAAGGACTTGAACAGTGGCAAATATCAGCGTACAATGATATCACAAGAAAAAG aTGGAGATAAAAAGCAGCCTTTGTCTTTGATACCTGGATCTGGAGAAATTATCAACAGTGATAACCTTATCAA GTTTGATCATGTTCCATTGGTGACACCTAATGGAGATGTTTTGATTGAAGACCTTAACTTTGAG GTTCGATCTGGTGCAAATGTGCTGATTTGTGGGCCAAATGGGTGTGGGAAGAGCTCCCTGTTCCGTGTTCTTGGTGAG TTGTGGCCGTTGTTTGGTGGGCGTTTAACAAAACCTGTAAGAGGAAAGTTGTTCTATGTTCCTCAG AGACCATACATGACTCTTGGAACGCTCAGAGATCAAGTTATATATCCAGATACTTTGGAAGatcagaaaaagaaagggatTTCTGACCAG GTGCTGAAGGAGTACTTGGATAATGTTCAGCTGGGTCCAATCTTGGAACGTGAAGGAGGCTGGGATAGTGTTCAGGACTGGATGGATGTACTCAGCGGGGGAGAAAAACAGAGAATGGCA ATGGCAAGGCTGTTCTATCATAAGCCCCAGTTTGCAATTCTGGATGAGTGCACAAGTGCTGTTAGTGTGGATGTAGAGGACTACATTTACAGCCACTGCCGAAAG GTTGGCATCACTCTCTTCACCGTTTCCCACAGGAAGTCACTCTGGAAACATCATGAT ttctacTTGCATATGGATGGCCGAGGAAACTATGAGTTCAAGAAAATAACTGAAGACACAGTTGAATTTGGATCTTAA
- the ABCD3 gene encoding ATP-binding cassette sub-family D member 3 isoform X1, with translation MAAYSKFLTARHSAIAGAAAACALLCLLSKRRAAAQHGKRSGKALQNIEQKEGKKERAMVDRVFIARICRILKIMVPRAFCKETGYLLLIAVMLVARTYCDIWMIQNGTVIESAIIGRSRKDFKKYLFNFIAAMPAISLVNNFLKYGLNELKLCFRVRLTRYLYEEYLKTYTYYKMGNLDNRIANPDQLLTQDVEKFCNSVVDLYSNLSKPFLDIVLYIFKLTSAIGAQGPASMMAYLIISGFFLTRLRRPVGKMTIIEQKYEGEYRYINSRLITNSEEIAFYNGNLREKQTIHKTFRKLVEHLHNFILFRFSMGFIDNIIAKYFATVVGYLVVSRPFLNLSDPRHQNSTHAELLEDYYQSGRMLLRMSQALGRIVLAGREMTRLAGFTARITELMQVLKDLNSGKYQRTMISQEKDGDKKQPLSLIPGSGEIINSDNLIKFDHVPLVTPNGDVLIEDLNFEVRSGANVLICGPNGCGKSSLFRVLGELWPLFGGRLTKPVRGKLFYVPQRPYMTLGTLRDQVIYPDTLEDQKKKGISDQVLKEYLDNVQLGPILEREGGWDSVQDWMDVLSGGEKQRMAMARLFYHKPQFAILDECTSAVSVDVEDYIYSHCRKVGITLFTVSHRKSLWKHHDFYLHMDGRGNYEFKKITEDTVEFGS, from the exons ATGGCCGCCTATAGCAAGTTCCTCACAGCGCGGCACTCCGCCAtcgccggggccgccgccgcctgcgcgctgctctgcctgctcagcaAGCGGCGGGCGGCCGCGCAGCACGG tAAAAGAAGTGGAAAAGCTTTGCAGAATATTGAG cagaaagagggaaagaaggagCGAGCAATGGTGGACAGAGTGTTTATTGCACGAATATGTCGAATCCTGAAAATAATGGTCCCTAGAGCATTTTGCAAAGAG ACAGGTTATTTGCTGCTTATTGCTGTGATGCTGGTAGCCCGAACTTACTGTGATATTTGGATGATTCAAAATGGAACAGTCATTGAAAG TGCTATCATTGGCCGCAGCAGAAAAGATTTCAAGAAATACTTGTTCAACTTCATTGCTGCAATGCCTGCT ATCTCTTTAGTAAATAACTTCCTGAAGTATGGTCTAAATGAACTGAAGCTCTGCTTCCGAGTAAGACTTACCAGATACCTCTATGAAGAATATCTTAA AACTTATACATACTACAAAATGGGAAATCTGGACAACAGAATAGCCAATCCAGATCAACTCCTTACACAGGATGTGGAAAAATTCTGTAATAGTGTAGTGGACCTGTACTCAAACCTTAGCAAG CCCTTCTTGGATATAGTTTTGTACATCTTCAAGCTAACAAGTGCCATAGGAGCACAG GGTCCAGCTAGCATGATGGCATACTTGATTATTTCAGGGTTCTTCCTTACACGTTTAAGGAGACCAGTTGGCAAGATGACTATAATAGAACAGAAGTATGAAGGGGAGTACAGATATATCAACTCACGGCTCATTACAAACAG tgAGGAAATTGCTTTTTATAATGGGAACTTGAGAGAAAAACAGACTATTCACAAGACTTTCCGTAAGCTG GTGGAACACTTGCATAATTTCATCCTGTTCCGGTTCTCTATGGGTTTCATTGATAATATCATTGCCAAAT ACTTTGCCACTGTGGTTGGCTACCTGGTTGTTAGTCGTCCATTTTTGAACCTGTCTGATCCCCGTCACCAGAATAGCACTCATGCTGAACTTTTGGAG GATTACTACCAAAGTGGAAGAATGCTGCTGAGAATGTCTCAAGCTTTGGGCAGAATAGTCCTAGCAGGCCGTGAAATGACAAGATTGGCTGG tttcACAGCTCGAATCACGGAATTAATGCAGGTTCTGAAGGACTTGAACAGTGGCAAATATCAGCGTACAATGATATCACAAGAAAAAG aTGGAGATAAAAAGCAGCCTTTGTCTTTGATACCTGGATCTGGAGAAATTATCAACAGTGATAACCTTATCAA GTTTGATCATGTTCCATTGGTGACACCTAATGGAGATGTTTTGATTGAAGACCTTAACTTTGAG GTTCGATCTGGTGCAAATGTGCTGATTTGTGGGCCAAATGGGTGTGGGAAGAGCTCCCTGTTCCGTGTTCTTGGTGAG TTGTGGCCGTTGTTTGGTGGGCGTTTAACAAAACCTGTAAGAGGAAAGTTGTTCTATGTTCCTCAG AGACCATACATGACTCTTGGAACGCTCAGAGATCAAGTTATATATCCAGATACTTTGGAAGatcagaaaaagaaagggatTTCTGACCAG GTGCTGAAGGAGTACTTGGATAATGTTCAGCTGGGTCCAATCTTGGAACGTGAAGGAGGCTGGGATAGTGTTCAGGACTGGATGGATGTACTCAGCGGGGGAGAAAAACAGAGAATGGCA ATGGCAAGGCTGTTCTATCATAAGCCCCAGTTTGCAATTCTGGATGAGTGCACAAGTGCTGTTAGTGTGGATGTAGAGGACTACATTTACAGCCACTGCCGAAAG GTTGGCATCACTCTCTTCACCGTTTCCCACAGGAAGTCACTCTGGAAACATCATGAT ttctacTTGCATATGGATGGCCGAGGAAACTATGAGTTCAAGAAAATAACTGAAGACACAGTTGAATTTGGATCTTAA
- the ABCD3 gene encoding ATP-binding cassette sub-family D member 3 isoform X3, whose product MFPCEANLARSLTECYLSRLGSSKRSGKALQNIEKEGKKERAMVDRVFIARICRILKIMVPRAFCKETGYLLLIAVMLVARTYCDIWMIQNGTVIESAIIGRSRKDFKKYLFNFIAAMPAISLVNNFLKYGLNELKLCFRVRLTRYLYEEYLKTYTYYKMGNLDNRIANPDQLLTQDVEKFCNSVVDLYSNLSKPFLDIVLYIFKLTSAIGAQGPASMMAYLIISGFFLTRLRRPVGKMTIIEQKYEGEYRYINSRLITNSEEIAFYNGNLREKQTIHKTFRKLVEHLHNFILFRFSMGFIDNIIAKYFATVVGYLVVSRPFLNLSDPRHQNSTHAELLEDYYQSGRMLLRMSQALGRIVLAGREMTRLAGFTARITELMQVLKDLNSGKYQRTMISQEKDGDKKQPLSLIPGSGEIINSDNLIKFDHVPLVTPNGDVLIEDLNFEVRSGANVLICGPNGCGKSSLFRVLGELWPLFGGRLTKPVRGKLFYVPQRPYMTLGTLRDQVIYPDTLEDQKKKGISDQVLKEYLDNVQLGPILEREGGWDSVQDWMDVLSGGEKQRMAMARLFYHKPQFAILDECTSAVSVDVEDYIYSHCRKVGITLFTVSHRKSLWKHHDFYLHMDGRGNYEFKKITEDTVEFGS is encoded by the exons ATGTTTCCCTGTGAGGCAAACCTTGCCAGGAGCCTTACAGAATGCTACCTGTCAAGACTAGGCAGTAG tAAAAGAAGTGGAAAAGCTTTGCAGAATATTGAG aaagagggaaagaaggagCGAGCAATGGTGGACAGAGTGTTTATTGCACGAATATGTCGAATCCTGAAAATAATGGTCCCTAGAGCATTTTGCAAAGAG ACAGGTTATTTGCTGCTTATTGCTGTGATGCTGGTAGCCCGAACTTACTGTGATATTTGGATGATTCAAAATGGAACAGTCATTGAAAG TGCTATCATTGGCCGCAGCAGAAAAGATTTCAAGAAATACTTGTTCAACTTCATTGCTGCAATGCCTGCT ATCTCTTTAGTAAATAACTTCCTGAAGTATGGTCTAAATGAACTGAAGCTCTGCTTCCGAGTAAGACTTACCAGATACCTCTATGAAGAATATCTTAA AACTTATACATACTACAAAATGGGAAATCTGGACAACAGAATAGCCAATCCAGATCAACTCCTTACACAGGATGTGGAAAAATTCTGTAATAGTGTAGTGGACCTGTACTCAAACCTTAGCAAG CCCTTCTTGGATATAGTTTTGTACATCTTCAAGCTAACAAGTGCCATAGGAGCACAG GGTCCAGCTAGCATGATGGCATACTTGATTATTTCAGGGTTCTTCCTTACACGTTTAAGGAGACCAGTTGGCAAGATGACTATAATAGAACAGAAGTATGAAGGGGAGTACAGATATATCAACTCACGGCTCATTACAAACAG tgAGGAAATTGCTTTTTATAATGGGAACTTGAGAGAAAAACAGACTATTCACAAGACTTTCCGTAAGCTG GTGGAACACTTGCATAATTTCATCCTGTTCCGGTTCTCTATGGGTTTCATTGATAATATCATTGCCAAAT ACTTTGCCACTGTGGTTGGCTACCTGGTTGTTAGTCGTCCATTTTTGAACCTGTCTGATCCCCGTCACCAGAATAGCACTCATGCTGAACTTTTGGAG GATTACTACCAAAGTGGAAGAATGCTGCTGAGAATGTCTCAAGCTTTGGGCAGAATAGTCCTAGCAGGCCGTGAAATGACAAGATTGGCTGG tttcACAGCTCGAATCACGGAATTAATGCAGGTTCTGAAGGACTTGAACAGTGGCAAATATCAGCGTACAATGATATCACAAGAAAAAG aTGGAGATAAAAAGCAGCCTTTGTCTTTGATACCTGGATCTGGAGAAATTATCAACAGTGATAACCTTATCAA GTTTGATCATGTTCCATTGGTGACACCTAATGGAGATGTTTTGATTGAAGACCTTAACTTTGAG GTTCGATCTGGTGCAAATGTGCTGATTTGTGGGCCAAATGGGTGTGGGAAGAGCTCCCTGTTCCGTGTTCTTGGTGAG TTGTGGCCGTTGTTTGGTGGGCGTTTAACAAAACCTGTAAGAGGAAAGTTGTTCTATGTTCCTCAG AGACCATACATGACTCTTGGAACGCTCAGAGATCAAGTTATATATCCAGATACTTTGGAAGatcagaaaaagaaagggatTTCTGACCAG GTGCTGAAGGAGTACTTGGATAATGTTCAGCTGGGTCCAATCTTGGAACGTGAAGGAGGCTGGGATAGTGTTCAGGACTGGATGGATGTACTCAGCGGGGGAGAAAAACAGAGAATGGCA ATGGCAAGGCTGTTCTATCATAAGCCCCAGTTTGCAATTCTGGATGAGTGCACAAGTGCTGTTAGTGTGGATGTAGAGGACTACATTTACAGCCACTGCCGAAAG GTTGGCATCACTCTCTTCACCGTTTCCCACAGGAAGTCACTCTGGAAACATCATGAT ttctacTTGCATATGGATGGCCGAGGAAACTATGAGTTCAAGAAAATAACTGAAGACACAGTTGAATTTGGATCTTAA
- the ABCD3 gene encoding ATP-binding cassette sub-family D member 3 isoform X4 produces MVDRVFIARICRILKIMVPRAFCKETGYLLLIAVMLVARTYCDIWMIQNGTVIESAIIGRSRKDFKKYLFNFIAAMPAISLVNNFLKYGLNELKLCFRVRLTRYLYEEYLKTYTYYKMGNLDNRIANPDQLLTQDVEKFCNSVVDLYSNLSKPFLDIVLYIFKLTSAIGAQGPASMMAYLIISGFFLTRLRRPVGKMTIIEQKYEGEYRYINSRLITNSEEIAFYNGNLREKQTIHKTFRKLVEHLHNFILFRFSMGFIDNIIAKYFATVVGYLVVSRPFLNLSDPRHQNSTHAELLEDYYQSGRMLLRMSQALGRIVLAGREMTRLAGFTARITELMQVLKDLNSGKYQRTMISQEKDGDKKQPLSLIPGSGEIINSDNLIKFDHVPLVTPNGDVLIEDLNFEVRSGANVLICGPNGCGKSSLFRVLGELWPLFGGRLTKPVRGKLFYVPQRPYMTLGTLRDQVIYPDTLEDQKKKGISDQVLKEYLDNVQLGPILEREGGWDSVQDWMDVLSGGEKQRMAMARLFYHKPQFAILDECTSAVSVDVEDYIYSHCRKVGITLFTVSHRKSLWKHHDFYLHMDGRGNYEFKKITEDTVEFGS; encoded by the exons ATGGTGGACAGAGTGTTTATTGCACGAATATGTCGAATCCTGAAAATAATGGTCCCTAGAGCATTTTGCAAAGAG ACAGGTTATTTGCTGCTTATTGCTGTGATGCTGGTAGCCCGAACTTACTGTGATATTTGGATGATTCAAAATGGAACAGTCATTGAAAG TGCTATCATTGGCCGCAGCAGAAAAGATTTCAAGAAATACTTGTTCAACTTCATTGCTGCAATGCCTGCT ATCTCTTTAGTAAATAACTTCCTGAAGTATGGTCTAAATGAACTGAAGCTCTGCTTCCGAGTAAGACTTACCAGATACCTCTATGAAGAATATCTTAA AACTTATACATACTACAAAATGGGAAATCTGGACAACAGAATAGCCAATCCAGATCAACTCCTTACACAGGATGTGGAAAAATTCTGTAATAGTGTAGTGGACCTGTACTCAAACCTTAGCAAG CCCTTCTTGGATATAGTTTTGTACATCTTCAAGCTAACAAGTGCCATAGGAGCACAG GGTCCAGCTAGCATGATGGCATACTTGATTATTTCAGGGTTCTTCCTTACACGTTTAAGGAGACCAGTTGGCAAGATGACTATAATAGAACAGAAGTATGAAGGGGAGTACAGATATATCAACTCACGGCTCATTACAAACAG tgAGGAAATTGCTTTTTATAATGGGAACTTGAGAGAAAAACAGACTATTCACAAGACTTTCCGTAAGCTG GTGGAACACTTGCATAATTTCATCCTGTTCCGGTTCTCTATGGGTTTCATTGATAATATCATTGCCAAAT ACTTTGCCACTGTGGTTGGCTACCTGGTTGTTAGTCGTCCATTTTTGAACCTGTCTGATCCCCGTCACCAGAATAGCACTCATGCTGAACTTTTGGAG GATTACTACCAAAGTGGAAGAATGCTGCTGAGAATGTCTCAAGCTTTGGGCAGAATAGTCCTAGCAGGCCGTGAAATGACAAGATTGGCTGG tttcACAGCTCGAATCACGGAATTAATGCAGGTTCTGAAGGACTTGAACAGTGGCAAATATCAGCGTACAATGATATCACAAGAAAAAG aTGGAGATAAAAAGCAGCCTTTGTCTTTGATACCTGGATCTGGAGAAATTATCAACAGTGATAACCTTATCAA GTTTGATCATGTTCCATTGGTGACACCTAATGGAGATGTTTTGATTGAAGACCTTAACTTTGAG GTTCGATCTGGTGCAAATGTGCTGATTTGTGGGCCAAATGGGTGTGGGAAGAGCTCCCTGTTCCGTGTTCTTGGTGAG TTGTGGCCGTTGTTTGGTGGGCGTTTAACAAAACCTGTAAGAGGAAAGTTGTTCTATGTTCCTCAG AGACCATACATGACTCTTGGAACGCTCAGAGATCAAGTTATATATCCAGATACTTTGGAAGatcagaaaaagaaagggatTTCTGACCAG GTGCTGAAGGAGTACTTGGATAATGTTCAGCTGGGTCCAATCTTGGAACGTGAAGGAGGCTGGGATAGTGTTCAGGACTGGATGGATGTACTCAGCGGGGGAGAAAAACAGAGAATGGCA ATGGCAAGGCTGTTCTATCATAAGCCCCAGTTTGCAATTCTGGATGAGTGCACAAGTGCTGTTAGTGTGGATGTAGAGGACTACATTTACAGCCACTGCCGAAAG GTTGGCATCACTCTCTTCACCGTTTCCCACAGGAAGTCACTCTGGAAACATCATGAT ttctacTTGCATATGGATGGCCGAGGAAACTATGAGTTCAAGAAAATAACTGAAGACACAGTTGAATTTGGATCTTAA